The Onychomys torridus chromosome 4, mOncTor1.1, whole genome shotgun sequence genome includes a window with the following:
- the Xkr7 gene encoding XK-related protein 7, with translation MAAKSDGAVAAAGPGPEGPAGAARGGAGGRGEVAAEIAGPGPAAAGGPGPRYELRDCCWVLCALLVFFSDGATDLWLAASYYLQGQSTYFGLTLLFVLLPSLVVQLLSFRWFVYDYSETAGTPGPAVSTKDSDIVGAAISTKDSAVAFRTKEGSPELVPRSVPSSASTYRRRCCRLCVWLLQTLVHLLQLGQVWRYLRALYLGLQSRWRGEPLRRHFYWRMLFESADVSMLRLLETFLRSAPQLVLQLSLLVYHSRQPDLLTALSISASLVSLAWTLASYQKVLRDSRDDKRPLSYKGAVAQVLWHLFTIAARTLAFALFASVYKLYFGIFIVAHWCIMTFWVIQGETDFCMSKWEEIIYNMVVGIIYIFCWFNVKEGRSRRRVTLYYCIVLLENAALTGFWYSSQNFSTDFYSLILVCVVASSFALGIFFMCVYYCLLHPNGPMLRPQAPGCIFPEAPGPCAPPADAITSPPRSLPRTTGTERDGASVGGERAGTPTPPVFQVRPGLPPTPVARPLRTEGPVIRIDLPRKKYPAWDAHFIDRRLRKTILALEYSSPATPRLQYRSMGTSQELLEYETTV, from the exons ATGGCCGCGAAGTCGGATGGAGCGGTGGCCGCGGCCGGCCCGGGGCCCGAGGGGCCGGCGGGAGCAGCCCGGGGCGGGGCAGGAGGGCGCGGGGAGGTAGCGGCGGAGATCGCGGGCCCCGGCCCGGCGGCGGCGGGGGGCCCGGGGCCGCGCTACGAGCTGCGGGACTGCTGCTGGGTGCTGTGCGCGCTGCTCGTGTTCTTCTCCGACGGCGCCACCGACCTGTGGCTGGCGGCCTCCTACTACCTGCAGGGTCAGAGCACCTACTTCGGCCTCACCTTGCTCTTCGTGCTTCTGCCCTCGCTGGTGGTGCAGCTTCTCAGCTTCCGCTGGTTCGTCTACGACTACTCGGAGACCGCGGGGACCCCGGGACCCGCCGTCAGCACCAAGGACAGCGACATAGTCGGAGCCGCCATCAGCACCAAGGACAGCGCTGTCGCCTTCAGGACCAAAGAAGGCAGCCCGGAGCTGGTGCCCCGGTCCGTGCCGTCCTCGGCCAGCACCtaccgccgccgctgctgccgcctCTGCGTCTGGCTGCTGCAGACCCTCGTTCACCTCCTGCAGCTCGGCCAGGTCTGGAG GTACCTGCGCGCCCTGTACCTGGGGCTACAGAGCCGCTGGCGCGGGGAGCCGCTGCGGCGTCACTTCTACTGGCGGATGCTGTTCGAGAGCGCGGATGTGAGCATGCTGCGTCTGCTGGAGACTTTCCTGCGCAGCGCGCCACAGCTGGTACTGCAGCTCAGCCTGCTGGTCTACCACAGCCGACAGCCAGACCTGCTGACTG ccctctccatctctgcctcccttgtgtcCCTGGCCTGGACACTGGCATCCTACCAGAAGGTGCTGAGAGACTCAAGAGATGACAAGCGGCCCCTGTCCTACAAGGGCGCTGTAGCCCAAGTACTATGGCACCTGTTCACCATTGCAGCCCGAACCCTGGCTTTTGCCCTCTTTGCCAGCGTCTACAAGCTCTACTTTGGCATTTTCATCGTAGCCCACTGGTGCATCATGACCTTCTGGGTTATCCAGGGTGAGACAGACTTCTGCATGTCCAAGTGGGAAGAGATCATCTACAACATGGTGGTGGGTATCATCTACATCTTCTGCTGGTTCAACGTCAAGGAGGGCCGCAGCCGCCGCCGTGTCACCCTCTACTACTGCATTGTGCTGCTAGAGAACGCAGCACTCACTGGCTTCTGGTACTCCAGCCAAAACTTCTCCACTGACTTCTACTCACTCATCCTGGTCTGCGTGGTAGCCTCCAGCTTTGCCCTGGGCATATTCTTTATGTGTGTCTATTACTGTCTCCTGCACCCCAATGGGCCCATGCTGAGGCCCCAGGCACCTGGCTGCATCTTCCCTGAAGCCCCAGGGCCCTGTGCCCCTCCTGCTGATGCCATCACAAGTCCACCAAGGTCTCTGCCAAGGACTACAGGCACTGAGCGGGATGGGGCCTCAGTGGGAGGTGAGCGAGCTGGGACTCCTACGCCACCTGTCTTCCAGGTGCGACCTGGTTTGCCTCCCACGCCAGTGGCTCGCCCCTTGCGGACAGAGGGGCCTGTCATTCGGATTGACTTGCCTCGGAAAAAGTACCCAGCATGGGATGCTCATTTTATTGACCGCCGGCTCCGGAAGACCATTCTGGCTTTGGAGTATTCTTCACCTGCCACGCCCAGGTTACAGTATCGGAGCATGGGCACCTCCCAGGAGCTGCTGGAGTATGAGACCACAGTGTAG